CATGATGGCTGAAAGCTGGGACATTGAGAAGGGCGGGACCAGGTACATTTTTCATCTTAAAAAAGGTATAAAATTCCACAACGGCAAGGAATTCGGGTCGGACGACGTGAAGTGGACCTGGGAACGAATAAAAGACCCGGTCCATATTGCTATGAACCGTAAGTTTCTAACCGACTACTTAGAGTCTATAGAAACACCGGATAAATATACAGTCGTGGCTAACCTGTCCAGGCCTTATGGCGCTTTTTTAATAGCAAACGCCTGGTGTAACACGGTCATCCTGCCCAAGGATTGTATGCCTCACGGGGTGATCTGGGGGGAGACCGCGAGCTTCAAGATGCCCACGCCTAGCCCTCCAGGAACCGGC
This genomic interval from Deltaproteobacteria bacterium contains the following:
- a CDS encoding twin-arginine translocation signal domain-containing protein, with the protein product MSKKGKDLTRREFMELSAAGAAAAIVGGPAALAAQPKRGGTAICGTGLLMQTPDPHRYAGGLMRNAGALCWEGLTQPISMAERNRIREEKGPDAVPDVQPMMAESWDIEKGGTRYIFHLKKGIKFHNGKEFGSDDVKWTWERIKDPVHIAMNRKFLTDYLESIETPDKYTVVANLSRPYGAFLIANAWCNTVILPKDCMPHGVIWGETASFKMPTPSPPGTG